In Arachis hypogaea cultivar Tifrunner chromosome 17, arahy.Tifrunner.gnm2.J5K5, whole genome shotgun sequence, a single window of DNA contains:
- the LOC112766319 gene encoding bet1-like protein At4g14600: MASNSHRAAPFYGVAAPFRSRDGLSTRAVSGTDEIQLRIDPFDLEDEITGLHTQVRRLKHVANEIGTEVKYQKDFLEQVQMGIMKAQVGVKNNMRRLNKAVIKSGSNHILHIVTFGLVLFLIVYLWSKISRK; this comes from the exons ATGGCCTCCAATTCACACAGGGCGGCTCCTTTCTACGGCGTCGCTGCCCCTTTCCGGTCAAG AGATGGGCTTagcacaagggcagtatcggggaCCGACGAGATCCAATTGCGAATTGATCCCTTCGACTTGGAGGACGAGATCACCGGTCTTCATACCCAAGTTCGAAGGTTGAAACAT GTTGCAAACGAGATAGGCACAGAAGTAAAGTATCAAAAGGATTTTTTGGAACAAGTG CAAATGGGAATAATGAAGGCTCAGGTAGGGGTGAAGAATAATATGAGAAGATTGAACAAGGCCGTCATTAAAAGTGGCTCGAATCACATTCTTCATATCGTTACATTTGGTTTAGTTTTGTTTCTCATAGTATACCTTTGGTCCAAGATTTCCAGAAAATGA
- the LOC112763227 gene encoding uncharacterized protein, which produces MLLVLAQCRAILRIETCKETPMFKWLSRGPSIFVTASACVQMVGRHIARLPVNNLELSIEMNYTSATGEQGEINLRNECIIDYLMEVIDRESLISVFDLLSWEEDKMFVVNYVGKKISGVSTASLRVRYKIKNVKKEGSSSNPVKGDGGVEVNQPIPKRRKIVFKKKKTDLIDVDVSNYLLENGKEILLEELTTFVSNQETLHGFADGGDGSSVWDKNFSFMVVADETFQSSSNVTLVNEVVEFRLASIGRSREVKHKKLLEKTDKLACLREDLNLKNDLIAGMKKKFS; this is translated from the exons ATGCTACTTGTTCTTGCACA ATGTCGAGCTATACTGAGGATTGAGACTTGCAAAGAGACTCCAATgttcaa GTGGTTATCTCGTGGTCCTAGTATTTTTGTAACCGCTTCTGCATGTGTTCAGATG GTTGGTCGCCATATAGCTCGTCTGCCGGTGAATAACTTGGAGCTTTCCATCGAGATGAATTATACTTCGGCAACAGGAGAACAAGGGG AGATAAATTTGAGGAATGAGTGTATAATAGACTATCTTATGGAGGTTATTGATAGAGAAAGTTTAATTTCTGTTTTTGATTTGCTCTCATGGGAAGAGGACAAAATGTTCGTGGTGAACTACGTCGGTAAG AAAATATCTGGAGTTTCAACTGCGAGCTTAAGAGTTCGTTACAAGATAAAGAATGTCAAAAAGGAGGGCTCGTCATCGAACCCTGTCAAAGGAGATGGAGGAGTGGAGGTTAATCAACCTatcccaaaaagaaggaagatcgtcTTTAAAAAGAAGAAGACCGATCTTATTGATGTGGATGTTTCTAATTACTTAttggaaaatggaaaagaaattctGCTGGAGGAGCTGACTACTTTCGTGAGTAATCAAGAAACGTTGCATGGTTTTGCCGATGGAGGTGATGGATCCTCAGTTTGGGATAAGAATTTTTCTTTCATGGTTGTTGCCGATGAGACGTTTCAGTCGTCATCCAACGTAACCTTAGTTAATGAG GTGGTCGAATTCCGATTGGCGAGCATTGGTCGAAGTCGGGAGGTAaagcataaaaaattattagaaaagacTGATAAGCTGGCTTGTTTGAGagaagatttgaatttgaagaatgatttgaTAGCTGGGATGAAAAAGAAGTTCTCGTAA